Below is a genomic region from Desulfobacter sp..
TTATATGACCGTCGGCATGATACGGCCAGACGGCGGCAAGGTCTCTTTGGACAAAGAAGAGATCACCCAATACCCTATGTATGTGCGGGCAAGAAAGGGGATCGGCTATCTGCCCCAAGAGTCCTCGATCTTTAAAAAACTAACCGTAAAACAAAATATAACCGCCATACTTGAAGTGCTACCTAAAGACAAAATTTCCATTGAAAAAAAAGCAATTGCCTTGATGGATGAACTCGGGATTCACCAACTGGCTCACCAAAAGGCAGCCTCATTGTCCGGAGGGGAAAGGCGCCGCCTTGAAATCTCAAGGGTTTTGGCCACCAATCCCATGTTTATACTTTTAGACGAACCCTTTGCCGGAATTGATCCGCTGGCCGTAATCGATATTCAGCAAATCATATCCCAGCTGACCCAAAAGGGAATCGGGGTATTGATTTCCGACCATAATGTCAGAGAGACCCTGGGAGTGTGTGATCATGCCTACATCATGAGTCAAGGTGTGGTCATAGAATCAGGTCCTCCTGAGAAAATAATATCAAGTGAAATAGCCAAAAAAATCTATCTGGGAGATAATTTTAAACTTTAGCATGGAACTTGGACTACAACAAAGCCTCACCTTGACCCAGCAGTTGGTCATGACCCCGCAACTACAGCAGGCCATAAAGCTGCTGCAATTGTCCCGGCTCGAGCTTGCCGAAATGATCGAACAGGAGATGGAACAGAACCCGGCTCTTGAGGAAAAGATCATCGATGAGGGATCAGATAACAAAATTACTGCGCAGGAAAATGAGCCTTCAGACCCTGAAAATGAAGCACCTGTCAAGGAAGTGACCATTGAAGAACGGGTGAGATCTGACACGGACTGGGAAAACTATATTAATGAATATAACTCCACAGGCCGGATTTACACGGAATCTGAAAATACAGAAGCCCCTAATTTTGAAGCCTTTACCTCTGAAAAAAAGACCCTGGAGCAACATCTCAAGTGGCAGTTGATGCTTTCGGGACTTGCGCCAGAACAAGAGGCCATCGGTAATCTGATTATTGGTAATCTGAACCGTGACGGATACCTTTGCTCTGATGTTGAAGAACTTGCACAGGCTGCCGGCGCAGAACCTGAGACGGTAACCGGAGTCTTATCACTTCTCCAGACCTTTGATCCTCCGGGGGTCTGTGCCCGGAATTTGTGCGAAACCCTGTTGATCCAGGTAAAACAACTGGGCATTGACAACCATATCATCAATGAAATTATTACCCATCATCTAAAAAATCTGGAAAACAGAAACAGTAAAAAAATAGCAAAAGCCCTTAAAATTTCAACCGATGATGTCCGTGCTGCAGTTAAAATAATCCAGTTTCTTGAACCCAAGCCCGGTCGAAAATTTACCACGGAAGATCCGGCCTATATTACCCCGGATATCTACGTGTACAAGGTCGGAGATGATTTCAAAATCGTTATGAATGATGACGGGCTGCCCAAATTAAGAATTTCCAGGTTCTACAGGGAGGCGGTTGCTGACGGGAAAAAAATCCCCAAGGAGACCAAAGCATATCTGAATGAAAAAATGCAGTCTGCCTC
It encodes:
- the lptB gene encoding LPS export ABC transporter ATP-binding protein — encoded protein: MSHLVLDNLVKTYSGKTVVNKVNLTVKQGEVTGLLGPNGAGKTTTFYMTVGMIRPDGGKVSLDKEEITQYPMYVRARKGIGYLPQESSIFKKLTVKQNITAILEVLPKDKISIEKKAIALMDELGIHQLAHQKAASLSGGERRRLEISRVLATNPMFILLDEPFAGIDPLAVIDIQQIISQLTQKGIGVLISDHNVRETLGVCDHAYIMSQGVVIESGPPEKIISSEIAKKIYLGDNFKL
- the rpoN gene encoding RNA polymerase factor sigma-54; translation: MELGLQQSLTLTQQLVMTPQLQQAIKLLQLSRLELAEMIEQEMEQNPALEEKIIDEGSDNKITAQENEPSDPENEAPVKEVTIEERVRSDTDWENYINEYNSTGRIYTESENTEAPNFEAFTSEKKTLEQHLKWQLMLSGLAPEQEAIGNLIIGNLNRDGYLCSDVEELAQAAGAEPETVTGVLSLLQTFDPPGVCARNLCETLLIQVKQLGIDNHIINEIITHHLKNLENRNSKKIAKALKISTDDVRAAVKIIQFLEPKPGRKFTTEDPAYITPDIYVYKVGDDFKIVMNDDGLPKLRISRFYREAVADGKKIPKETKAYLNEKMQSASWLIKSIHQRQKTIYLVMESIIKFQREFFEKGIAYLRPLILKDIAEDIEMHESTISRVTTNKYAYTPQGLFELKYFFNSSIERTGGASMASASVKERIRQLIEKEDPNAPLSDDKIAAILQESDIQIARRTVAKYRKVLNILPSNKRKQL